The following is a genomic window from Sphingobacterium spiritivorum.
GACCAAGTGATCAGTTTACAGCATTACAGAATTTTGATAACCTGACTCCATATGCATTCTATCGTGAGGTTCCTTTAATGGCTGACCCTACCGTAACCGGTAATATTTTTAATGCCGGTATCTACGGGCAGATGCAGACCAAACTTGCAAGAGGACTGGATATGACAGCAGGTCTTCGTCTGGATTATGGCCGCTATCCGACTTCGCCGCTCAATGAACTGTTGCTTTCTGAAGTAGGAGTTCGTACAGATAACAAGCTGAAATCATTTGTCGTACAACCCCGTGTACAGTTTACCTGGGATGTCAATGAAAACAAGACCGATTTTCTTCGTTTCGGAGCAGGTATCTTTGCGTCAGACATCAACAACTATATGACCATCAATAACCTTACTTTTGATGGAAAACATTTTGCAACTGTAGACGTACGAGGTGCGGATGTGCCAAGACCGGATTTTAATGCCTATCGTCAGAATCCGGGTAGTATTCCCACATTGGCAGCTTTTCAGGTTCCTACCATCAATACCTATTCAGACAATGCAAAGATTCCGGTTGTATACAAAGCCAACCTTTCCTATACCCGATTTATCAATGATCGTATCAAGGTAGGTGTGACAGGTTTTGCGACATTGGGACGTAATAACTATATGTATGTAGACCGCAATATGGTAGCAGATCCGTTTTTCAGATTAGCTAACGAAGACAATCGTGGCGTATATGTGCCTGCTACTGCAATTGTAAATGGTGCTGCAGACTGGAAACAAGGGCGTATTAGTAACAAATTTGGCCGTGTGTTGGAATTGAACAGTGAAGGTAAAATCAATCAATTTGCCGTAGTCGTGGATGGATCATATCAATACTTTCAGGACGGCTCTGTGTCATTGAGTTATACGTGGAATGATACAAAAGATAATACTTCCTACAACGGTAACGTCGCAAATACAGCTACTCTTTCTCTTCCTGTAAAAGATGATCCCCGTGATCTGAGTAAAATGAGCTATTCAAACGGCCATTTCAGACATAAAGTGGTATTCTATGGTACTTTACCTACATTCTACGGTGTGAGTGTCGGTGTACGTTACTCCGGAATCGGCGGTACACGATACAGTTTACTTGCGGGTGGTAATATCAACGGTGACTTTGTATCTAATACCAATGATCTTGCCTATATATTTGATCCGAATAGTCCGAATACTGCTGCGAATGTTACTGCCGGATTGAATGATCTTCTGAACAATCCGAATGCAAGTCAGAGTCTGAAAGATTATATCCTGAAATATTCAGGTAAAATAGCTGAACGTAACGGCGGAGTAAACGGCTTCTACGGAATAGTAGATCTGCGTGTAGCTAAGAAATTCAAGTTTGGCCGCACACAATCACTGGAAGTATCTGCTGATGTCTTCAATCTGGGTAACCTCTTTAAGAAAGACTGGGGTGTCAACGAATCATTGGGTTCACAGGCGCTCTATGCACTGGGTATACCTGAGAATAAAGAAACCGGCACAGCTGCTGTACCTCAATTTGATGTCACAAAACAGCAGTTTAATTACCGGGTCAACAACTCCGGAATTGTCAATCCTTCCGGAAATCCATACCAGTTCCAGTTAGGTCTACGGTACGGATTCTAATCCTTAATGATATCTTATTCAAAAAGCACGTCCGTAAGACGTGCTTTTTTATTTGACTGCTATAAGCCCGAAACGGAGAAGTAGATCAAAAGATATACGTTGCTTATTGCTCTATTGCATCTTTAAGCAATTGCAGACGTACCCATGAGGGACATTTTTCTACATCTTTTTCCCACATATCTACGCATATAAAGCTAATTCTTAAAAATTCAGGAACATTTGTCACCACCATGTGTGGTGCTATTCGGATTTCGGTAGGTAGTTCTCGGCTTGAAAAATACTGTTTTAGTTCAGCTGCATCCATAGCCGCAAATATAGCCAAATAACCAATAGATATACGTCAATTAATGTTCAATCTGCAGATTATATTTATCCAGTAATCCGGCTATTCCCGAAACTGAAAACCTGGCTTTTTTAAGTTTATTATTTTCAGGGTCGATCGAGTAATTACAGGCCGACCGGAAATCTGCCTTTTCCAGATTGGTGTGGTAAAAATTGGCTCTGAGAAGATCACAATTCTCAAAAACTGCCTGCGAAAGATCACTCTCCGAAAAATCTATTTCCTGAAGAGAACATTCCTTAAAAACTATTTTCTTTAGAGAGAGCCCATAGAAAGAGGAATGCTGCAGCTGACAGCGAGTGAATGAAAAAGCAAGTCCGAAATCCGTACAGTTTTCATAGCGTATGCCAATCATTTTGCTGTCTTCAAAGGTAATATCGCGCAATGCTGTTTTTTCCAGGCGAACCAGGCTCAGATTACAATGCTTAAAACTACAGTCTATAAATTTGAATCCCGAAAGATCCTGTTCTGCAAAATTGCAGTTGATAAATGTACAATTATCATATTCCCCCTTTGCCAGAGCAAGAGAAGTATAGTCCATTCTTTCAAAAGTTTCATCCTGTGTATACTGTTCACTCATGAGATAGATTTGTATTAGCTTGATTTGTTAAATAGTTCCTTTTTCAATACCATATTCAGCGAATTCAGCATTTGCCCATTAGAGGATTCTATAATTTTATTGTTTTCAGGGCGGAATGAAAAACCGTTCTTTTGATAGCAGTGTATAGCAGCATCATTCCAGTCAAATACATTGAGTTCTACTTCTTCGGCCTGCAAATCGTTAAATGCATACCTGCACAATACGTCAATCAATGCAGAGCCAAAGCCTTTTCCTCTGTCCCCGGAAGTTCCTATTAATACCCTGCAGATTTTGTAATGATTATGTTCGCTCTTGTACAATTCTGCATGACCAATATATCGGTTTTCAGACAGTGTAAAGACAGCAAAAGCAATTCTGTCAGGATCACTTGAATAGAAATCTAATTGTTGAGAGGTAAGTGGGAATGAAAAAATAGAGCCGGCAAATTGTACCAGTAATTCTTCATCTGGCACCATTCGGATCAATTGCTCAAAGTTGGATTGTTGGAAAGGAACCAGACGGATCATTTGCTTTAGTATTAGGTACTAAAGATACAAATCCTTTTACAGCAGCCCAACAAGCTGCAGGTTTTTCAGAAAAGAAAACAGGAGTATGAGAACAGTTTGAGATGTTTGGACGGGTATACGGTAAACAAAAAAGATGTTAAAATAAACCCAAAATCAGGTAATATCTACCCGTTATCGGATTGATTTTAACATCTTCAAACATACCTCTTTAGAAACTATGTTAATTTAAATGATGTTTATCATTATTTTCAACATCCCTTTGTGCAAGCAGTGAAGATTCACGGTTAAGAATGTTGCTTTTATTCGCATAATTCTGATTATCGGCATAGATGTAAAGAAGAGTTCCCTCTTTAATCGTATTGATAATCTCGGCATTGAGTTCACGCGGAAGTGCAGGACATCCATAGCTCCGGCCAAGACGTCCGGTAGAAGCAATGACGGCTTCACTGCAATAATCTGCTCCGTGCATCACTACAGCTCTTTCCTTTGCATGGTCATTTATTCCTTCTTCCAGACCATTCAATACCAGCGAATAGCCGTTACTACCCTGATAGGTTTTTTCTGTAACATAAAAACCCAGCGAGCTTTGGTACGAATTGTTGCGGTTAGAGAAAGAAGTCGCAAATTTTTCGCCGCTGTTGCGACCATGCGATACCAGACTGTGATAAAGTACTTTTCTGTTTTTCAGGTCGAGTACGTACAGTCTTTTTTCCGTTGAAGGGAGTGTAAAATCAATAATCGTCATCGTGTCCCTGTTGTCCGTTGACAACATACTCCGTCCGCGCATAGCCTGCTCAAAAGCCTCTAATTTGAGAATAGGCTCCAGATGCATGCTGGCGTACAGTTGTTGAACAGGAGATACTTTTTTACTTGGTTTTACAACGGTTTTTTTTTCAATATGCTTACCTGTATAAACAGATGCTGATGACGAGGTAAACAATACTAATGAGAAAATATACAAAAATCTAATCATAACACAAAATCACAATTTTCCACTACAAAGGTAGTAATAATATGATTTTCAAAATGTTAAATAACGTTAATCTATCACTATTACCAGTGCATTCATGGGTTTAGCCCAGTTATAGACGAATTTTGCATGTGAAGAAGCATTGCGAACACACATATGTGAGCGGGGCACAGTTCCCAGCGATGAGCTATATTCAATAATAGCTGTAGCCGGTTTGTTGACCGGTATTCCATGTATATACGCTCCGTTGGTAAAGCGGCTTGCGTATGGCGCAAAGCCGTCAATACTGGTCGTTCCGTCTTTATAATAAAACATTTTAGACTTGTGCTCCTGTATCATAAACAAGCCTACAGGAGTCTCTTGCGCATGAGGCGGTTTGTGTCTGCCGGACGTTGCCGGATTCATACTCCGTATAGTCCAGTCCTTGCCGGATCCTTCTAATGTACATATATTCTGGTTGCGTACATCGACGACAACGACATGATTGAAAGTCG
Proteins encoded in this region:
- a CDS encoding GNAT family N-acetyltransferase, which codes for MIRLVPFQQSNFEQLIRMVPDEELLVQFAGSIFSFPLTSQQLDFYSSDPDRIAFAVFTLSENRYIGHAELYKSEHNHYKICRVLIGTSGDRGKGFGSALIDVLCRYAFNDLQAEEVELNVFDWNDAAIHCYQKNGFSFRPENNKIIESSNGQMLNSLNMVLKKELFNKSS
- a CDS encoding DUF6965 family protein encodes the protein MDAAELKQYFSSRELPTEIRIAPHMVVTNVPEFLRISFICVDMWEKDVEKCPSWVRLQLLKDAIEQ
- a CDS encoding TonB-dependent receptor; translation: MKGYLLTILCLLLWGHYDVMAQTTQASISGKITDGAGHAVAGATVQIRNESTGFNTKTSTTANGDFTFKELPLGGPYVVRATYVGYSEQVRNGFMLNQGDIIRVVIPMEESSNTLDVVDVTANAMKNKIENLGAATAVSAKDIAKLPVNGRNFTSLMDLSPLSRGDNLSGQLGSSTNFTIDGMTAKNPTSAGSTTSRSGAPYSISIEAVREFKVVTNQYDVTYGRSGGGTVSAVTKAGTNTLSGSAWTYARADWLSSPYDIRGNKRNNKFSTYQYGFTLGGPIIKDKLHYFVAWDHQRDARPLIIADVQSATDESRFNITRATLDQFVNIGRSKYGLGDGSQYGSFDKTRGSDAVFARIDWQINEKNLLTIRDNYTNDRNKLGLEDNTAINMFESYGNDKNIDNSLLATLRTSLSPRLTNELKVQHLYTYQKSSPGDQLPGANIPRAIVENIASPVDGKSLATNVQLGGHRFAQEGFTNNVIQLVDNVYLSTDKINYTFGVDLMYTHAKSLYGSEVNGRFQFRPSDQFTALQNFDNLTPYAFYREVPLMADPTVTGNIFNAGIYGQMQTKLARGLDMTAGLRLDYGRYPTSPLNELLLSEVGVRTDNKLKSFVVQPRVQFTWDVNENKTDFLRFGAGIFASDINNYMTINNLTFDGKHFATVDVRGADVPRPDFNAYRQNPGSIPTLAAFQVPTINTYSDNAKIPVVYKANLSYTRFINDRIKVGVTGFATLGRNNYMYVDRNMVADPFFRLANEDNRGVYVPATAIVNGAADWKQGRISNKFGRVLELNSEGKINQFAVVVDGSYQYFQDGSVSLSYTWNDTKDNTSYNGNVANTATLSLPVKDDPRDLSKMSYSNGHFRHKVVFYGTLPTFYGVSVGVRYSGIGGTRYSLLAGGNINGDFVSNTNDLAYIFDPNSPNTAANVTAGLNDLLNNPNASQSLKDYILKYSGKIAERNGGVNGFYGIVDLRVAKKFKFGRTQSLEVSADVFNLGNLFKKDWGVNESLGSQALYALGIPENKETGTAAVPQFDVTKQQFNYRVNNSGIVNPSGNPYQFQLGLRYGF
- a CDS encoding murein L,D-transpeptidase catalytic domain family protein — encoded protein: MIRFLYIFSLVLFTSSSASVYTGKHIEKKTVVKPSKKVSPVQQLYASMHLEPILKLEAFEQAMRGRSMLSTDNRDTMTIIDFTLPSTEKRLYVLDLKNRKVLYHSLVSHGRNSGEKFATSFSNRNNSYQSSLGFYVTEKTYQGSNGYSLVLNGLEEGINDHAKERAVVMHGADYCSEAVIASTGRLGRSYGCPALPRELNAEIINTIKEGTLLYIYADNQNYANKSNILNRESSLLAQRDVENNDKHHLN
- a CDS encoding pentapeptide repeat-containing protein, with protein sequence MSEQYTQDETFERMDYTSLALAKGEYDNCTFINCNFAEQDLSGFKFIDCSFKHCNLSLVRLEKTALRDITFEDSKMIGIRYENCTDFGLAFSFTRCQLQHSSFYGLSLKKIVFKECSLQEIDFSESDLSQAVFENCDLLRANFYHTNLEKADFRSACNYSIDPENNKLKKARFSVSGIAGLLDKYNLQIEH